A DNA window from Drosophila biarmipes strain raj3 chromosome 2R, RU_DBia_V1.1, whole genome shotgun sequence contains the following coding sequences:
- the LOC108029751 gene encoding solute carrier family 2, facilitated glucose transporter member 3 isoform X1 has translation MAEKKQGWTTLLMFICVCITVGTVIPIGYAFAVVNAPSTFIRSWIMESALTRYSSRLGESQVTIMMSAVVSIFLIGGMLGAPFAPIFSARLGRRGILMLSGTLILVSCICQLFCRMANSIEMLLLGRLIGGLAAALIYATQPMYFVELAPAELSGSVGVISFDFVLGTEKLWPYALAGSGIFVILGLAPIFWFPESPRFLMSQGRRDKARVELMRLRRDEARVDAEMAEFEVTSDEARQKPTMKQVLCDSKLMMPLIIVSSFHFVQQMSGINAIWFYSVEIFTKSGFSLALSLWLNFTLGFQNFVVALLGPLIMRRVNRRLMMMLSCLFSAISLTLLVIGLKLMLHIQEFSFVCIAFLSLYILSFNVGLGPIPYFIGSEIFEAGPRPTAMALGSFFNWFANFLLGMMFPILNSVIGPFAFLLCAAFCVYGFLLTCRYLPETRNREPKDVAPLMEHGFRSKTK, from the exons ATGGCCGAGAAAAAGCAGGGCTGGACGACCTTGCTGATGTTCATCTGTGTGTGCATCACCGTGGGCACCGTCATCCCCATCGGCTATGCGTTCGCCGTGGTCAATGCCCCATCTACG TTTATTAGATCGTGGATAATGGAGTCGGCTCTAACCCGGTATTCATCGCGGCTGGGCGAGTCCCAGGTGACGATAATGATGTCGGCCGTGGTCTCCATATTTCTGATCGGCGGAATGCTCGGCGCTCCATTCGCCCCCATCTTCAGCGCGCGACTGGGCCGTCGAGGAATTCTGATGCTCAGTGGAACGCTGATTCTGGTATCCTGCATCTGTCAGCTGTTCTGCCGGATGGCTAACTCAATCGAGATGTTGTTGCTGGGTCGACTGATCGGAGGACTGGCTGCCGCTCTAATCTACGCCACGCAGCCTATGTACTTTGTTGAGCTAGCTCCGGCGGAGCTGAGTGGCAGCGTGGGTGTCATAAGCTTTGATTTCGTTCTGGGCACAGAGAAACTCTGGCCCTACGCCCTGGCTGGTTCCGGCATATTCGTCATACTTGGACTGGCGCCCATCTTTTGGTTCCCCGAGAGTCCCCGCTTCCTGATGTCCCAGGGCAGGAGGGACAAGGCCAGGGTCGAGTTGATGCGTCTGAGGAGGGACGAGGCTCGCGTCGACGCGGAGATGGCCGAGTTCGAGGTCACCTCAGATGAAGCGCGTCAAAAGCCCACCATGAAGCAGGTGCTGTGCGACAGCAAGCTCATGATGCCTCTGATTATCGTGAGCTCCTTTCACTTCGTCCAGCAGATGAGTGGCATCAACGCG ATTTGGTTTTACTCCGTGGAAATTTTCACCAAATCCGGATTCTCTTTAGCATTGTCTTTGTGGCTGAACTTCACCTTGGGGTTCCAGAACTTTGTAGTCGCCCTCTTGGGTCCCCTGATAATGCGGAGGGTAAACAGACGCCTCATGATGATGCTGTCGTGCCTCTTCAGTGCCATCTCCCTGACCCTGCTGGTCATTGGCCTCAAACTAATG TTACACATCCAAGAGTTCTCATTCGTCTGCATTGCCTTCCTGTCGCTGTATATCCTCTCTTTTAACGTGGGTCTGGGACCAATTCCCTACTTTATTGGTTCAG AGATCTTTGAGGCGGGGCCGCGCCCTACGGCCATGGCTTTGGGCAGTTTTTTTAACTGGTTTGCCAACTTCCTGCTTGGCATGATGTTCCCCATCCTGAATTCGGTGATTGGACCGTTTGCTTTCCTTCTTTGCGCCGCGTTCTGCGTCTACGGGTTCCTGCTGACCTGTCGCTATCTGCCGGAGACGAGGAACCGCGAACCCAAGGATGTGGCGCCGTTGATGGAACACGGCTTTAGGTCCAAGACAAAGTAG
- the LOC108029751 gene encoding solute carrier family 2, facilitated glucose transporter member 7 isoform X4 — translation MAEKKQGWTTLLMFICVCITVGTVIPIGYAFAVVNAPSTFIRSWIMESALTRYSSRLGESQVTIMMSAVVSIFLIGGMLGAPFAPIFSARLGRRGILMLSGTLILVSCICQLFCRMANSIEMLLLGRLIGGLAAALIYATQPMYFVELAPAELSGSVGVISFDFVLGTEKLWPYALAGSGIFVILGLAPIFWFPESPRFLMSQGRRDKARVELMRLRRDEARVDAEMAEFEVTSDEARQKPTMKQVLCDSKLMMPLIIVSSFHFVQQMSGINAIWFYSVEIFTKSGFSLALSLWLNFTLGFQNFVVALLGPLIMRRVNRRLMMMLSCLFSAISLTLLVIGLKLMR, via the exons ATGGCCGAGAAAAAGCAGGGCTGGACGACCTTGCTGATGTTCATCTGTGTGTGCATCACCGTGGGCACCGTCATCCCCATCGGCTATGCGTTCGCCGTGGTCAATGCCCCATCTACG TTTATTAGATCGTGGATAATGGAGTCGGCTCTAACCCGGTATTCATCGCGGCTGGGCGAGTCCCAGGTGACGATAATGATGTCGGCCGTGGTCTCCATATTTCTGATCGGCGGAATGCTCGGCGCTCCATTCGCCCCCATCTTCAGCGCGCGACTGGGCCGTCGAGGAATTCTGATGCTCAGTGGAACGCTGATTCTGGTATCCTGCATCTGTCAGCTGTTCTGCCGGATGGCTAACTCAATCGAGATGTTGTTGCTGGGTCGACTGATCGGAGGACTGGCTGCCGCTCTAATCTACGCCACGCAGCCTATGTACTTTGTTGAGCTAGCTCCGGCGGAGCTGAGTGGCAGCGTGGGTGTCATAAGCTTTGATTTCGTTCTGGGCACAGAGAAACTCTGGCCCTACGCCCTGGCTGGTTCCGGCATATTCGTCATACTTGGACTGGCGCCCATCTTTTGGTTCCCCGAGAGTCCCCGCTTCCTGATGTCCCAGGGCAGGAGGGACAAGGCCAGGGTCGAGTTGATGCGTCTGAGGAGGGACGAGGCTCGCGTCGACGCGGAGATGGCCGAGTTCGAGGTCACCTCAGATGAAGCGCGTCAAAAGCCCACCATGAAGCAGGTGCTGTGCGACAGCAAGCTCATGATGCCTCTGATTATCGTGAGCTCCTTTCACTTCGTCCAGCAGATGAGTGGCATCAACGCG ATTTGGTTTTACTCCGTGGAAATTTTCACCAAATCCGGATTCTCTTTAGCATTGTCTTTGTGGCTGAACTTCACCTTGGGGTTCCAGAACTTTGTAGTCGCCCTCTTGGGTCCCCTGATAATGCGGAGGGTAAACAGACGCCTCATGATGATGCTGTCGTGCCTCTTCAGTGCCATCTCCCTGACCCTGCTGGTCATTGGCCTCAAACTAATG CGATAG
- the LOC108029751 gene encoding solute carrier family 2, facilitated glucose transporter member 7 isoform X5, producing MAEKKQGWTTLLMFICVCITVGTVIPIGYAFAVVNAPSTFIRSWIMESALTRYSSRLGESQVTIMMSAVVSIFLIGGMLGAPFAPIFSARLGRRGILMLSGTLILVSCICQLFCRMANSIEMLLLGRLIGGLAAALIYATQPMYFVELAPAELSGSVGVISFDFVLGTEKLWPYALAGSGIFVILGLAPIFWFPESPRFLMSQGRRDKARVELMRLRRDEARVDAEMAEFEVTSDEARQKPTMKQVLCDSKLMMPLIIVSSFHFVQQMSGINAMLTHFFSFARFGFTPWKFSPNPDSL from the exons ATGGCCGAGAAAAAGCAGGGCTGGACGACCTTGCTGATGTTCATCTGTGTGTGCATCACCGTGGGCACCGTCATCCCCATCGGCTATGCGTTCGCCGTGGTCAATGCCCCATCTACG TTTATTAGATCGTGGATAATGGAGTCGGCTCTAACCCGGTATTCATCGCGGCTGGGCGAGTCCCAGGTGACGATAATGATGTCGGCCGTGGTCTCCATATTTCTGATCGGCGGAATGCTCGGCGCTCCATTCGCCCCCATCTTCAGCGCGCGACTGGGCCGTCGAGGAATTCTGATGCTCAGTGGAACGCTGATTCTGGTATCCTGCATCTGTCAGCTGTTCTGCCGGATGGCTAACTCAATCGAGATGTTGTTGCTGGGTCGACTGATCGGAGGACTGGCTGCCGCTCTAATCTACGCCACGCAGCCTATGTACTTTGTTGAGCTAGCTCCGGCGGAGCTGAGTGGCAGCGTGGGTGTCATAAGCTTTGATTTCGTTCTGGGCACAGAGAAACTCTGGCCCTACGCCCTGGCTGGTTCCGGCATATTCGTCATACTTGGACTGGCGCCCATCTTTTGGTTCCCCGAGAGTCCCCGCTTCCTGATGTCCCAGGGCAGGAGGGACAAGGCCAGGGTCGAGTTGATGCGTCTGAGGAGGGACGAGGCTCGCGTCGACGCGGAGATGGCCGAGTTCGAGGTCACCTCAGATGAAGCGCGTCAAAAGCCCACCATGAAGCAGGTGCTGTGCGACAGCAAGCTCATGATGCCTCTGATTATCGTGAGCTCCTTTCACTTCGTCCAGCAGATGAGTGGCATCAACGCG ATGCTCACTCACTTCTTCTCCTTTGCCAGATTTGGTTTTACTCCGTGGAAATTTTCACCAAATCCGGATTCTCTTTAG
- the LOC108029751 gene encoding solute carrier family 2, facilitated glucose transporter member 3 isoform X2: MRSPWSMPHLRSWIMESALTRYSSRLGESQVTIMMSAVVSIFLIGGMLGAPFAPIFSARLGRRGILMLSGTLILVSCICQLFCRMANSIEMLLLGRLIGGLAAALIYATQPMYFVELAPAELSGSVGVISFDFVLGTEKLWPYALAGSGIFVILGLAPIFWFPESPRFLMSQGRRDKARVELMRLRRDEARVDAEMAEFEVTSDEARQKPTMKQVLCDSKLMMPLIIVSSFHFVQQMSGINAIWFYSVEIFTKSGFSLALSLWLNFTLGFQNFVVALLGPLIMRRVNRRLMMMLSCLFSAISLTLLVIGLKLMLHIQEFSFVCIAFLSLYILSFNVGLGPIPYFIGSEIFEAGPRPTAMALGSFFNWFANFLLGMMFPILNSVIGPFAFLLCAAFCVYGFLLTCRYLPETRNREPKDVAPLMEHGFRSKTK; this comes from the exons ATGCGTTCGCCGTGGTCAATGCCCCATCTACG ATCGTGGATAATGGAGTCGGCTCTAACCCGGTATTCATCGCGGCTGGGCGAGTCCCAGGTGACGATAATGATGTCGGCCGTGGTCTCCATATTTCTGATCGGCGGAATGCTCGGCGCTCCATTCGCCCCCATCTTCAGCGCGCGACTGGGCCGTCGAGGAATTCTGATGCTCAGTGGAACGCTGATTCTGGTATCCTGCATCTGTCAGCTGTTCTGCCGGATGGCTAACTCAATCGAGATGTTGTTGCTGGGTCGACTGATCGGAGGACTGGCTGCCGCTCTAATCTACGCCACGCAGCCTATGTACTTTGTTGAGCTAGCTCCGGCGGAGCTGAGTGGCAGCGTGGGTGTCATAAGCTTTGATTTCGTTCTGGGCACAGAGAAACTCTGGCCCTACGCCCTGGCTGGTTCCGGCATATTCGTCATACTTGGACTGGCGCCCATCTTTTGGTTCCCCGAGAGTCCCCGCTTCCTGATGTCCCAGGGCAGGAGGGACAAGGCCAGGGTCGAGTTGATGCGTCTGAGGAGGGACGAGGCTCGCGTCGACGCGGAGATGGCCGAGTTCGAGGTCACCTCAGATGAAGCGCGTCAAAAGCCCACCATGAAGCAGGTGCTGTGCGACAGCAAGCTCATGATGCCTCTGATTATCGTGAGCTCCTTTCACTTCGTCCAGCAGATGAGTGGCATCAACGCG ATTTGGTTTTACTCCGTGGAAATTTTCACCAAATCCGGATTCTCTTTAGCATTGTCTTTGTGGCTGAACTTCACCTTGGGGTTCCAGAACTTTGTAGTCGCCCTCTTGGGTCCCCTGATAATGCGGAGGGTAAACAGACGCCTCATGATGATGCTGTCGTGCCTCTTCAGTGCCATCTCCCTGACCCTGCTGGTCATTGGCCTCAAACTAATG TTACACATCCAAGAGTTCTCATTCGTCTGCATTGCCTTCCTGTCGCTGTATATCCTCTCTTTTAACGTGGGTCTGGGACCAATTCCCTACTTTATTGGTTCAG AGATCTTTGAGGCGGGGCCGCGCCCTACGGCCATGGCTTTGGGCAGTTTTTTTAACTGGTTTGCCAACTTCCTGCTTGGCATGATGTTCCCCATCCTGAATTCGGTGATTGGACCGTTTGCTTTCCTTCTTTGCGCCGCGTTCTGCGTCTACGGGTTCCTGCTGACCTGTCGCTATCTGCCGGAGACGAGGAACCGCGAACCCAAGGATGTGGCGCCGTTGATGGAACACGGCTTTAGGTCCAAGACAAAGTAG
- the LOC108029751 gene encoding potassium channel subfamily K member 16 isoform X3 gives MSSRRSSFRRREKPAFERFKDHCRHFTAFMFSNVGIILLVTFYIIGGAFIFQGIEIFEYERLKSEKPHRFIARNFSGECLTRIWELTAENISFFDQHAYRRRVNDALLDYQRAIVKKQLKGPDVEQWSFSGAVLFSLTVITTIGYGNITPQSEWGKLVTILYAIIGMPLFLLYLSNIGDVLAKSFKWVYSKVCLCRICPGVAKRRIIRERRKMRQLARALQMHDMENARGSSSYTSTSSTTTSNSSSSDYTRSSWQSSTLMDIPYTESDSDIEREIRGSTDEITVPVTVCIFVMVGYILWGALLFGRWEDWNYLDGSYFCLISLSSIGFGDLVPGDRVITADKDKVEVSFILCAMYLLLGMAVIAMCFNLMQEQVVHNIRAIKRGFKACFRCRSS, from the exons ATGTCCTCGCGGCGGAGCTCCTTCCGCAGGAGGGAGAAGCCCGCCTTCGAGCGCTTCAAGGACCACTGCCGCCACTTCACGGCTTTTATGTTCAGCAACGTGGGCATCATCCTACTGGTCACATTCTACATAATCGGAGGCGCCTTCATATTCCAGGGCATCGAGATATTCGAGTACGAGCGTCTTAAGTCCGAGAAACCCCATCGCTTTATTGCGCGCAACTTTAGCGGGGAGTGCCTGACGCGCATCTGGGAGCTCACGGCGGAGAACATAAGCTTCTTCGACCAGCATGCCTACAGGAGGCG GGTTAACGATGCGCTGCTGGATTATCAGCGGGCCATAGTGAAGAAGCAGCTTAAGGGACCAGACGTGGAGCAGTGGAGTTTCTCGGGGGCCGTCCTCTTTTCGCTGACTGTGATCACGACCATCGGGTACGGGAACATCACGCCCCAGTCCGAGTGGGGCAAGCTGGTGACCATTCTGTACGCGATAATTGGCATGCCGCTGTTCCTGCTCTACCTGTCCAACATTGGAGACGTCCTGGCCAAGTCCTTCAAGTGGGTGTACTCGAAGGTGTGCCTGTGTCGAATATGTCCCGGCGTGGCCAAGCGCCGCATTATCCGCGAGAGACGAAAAATGCGCCAGTTGGCCAGAGCG CTGCAAATGCACGACATGGAGAACGCCCGTGGCAGCAGCAGTTACACCAGCACCAGTAGCACCACCACCTCCAACAGCAGTAGTAGTGACTACACCAGGAGTTCCTGGCAGAGCTCCACTCTGATGGATATTCCGTACACAGAGTCCGACTCGGATATCGAGCGGGAAATTCGAGGTAGCACGGATGAGATCACGGTTCCAGTGACGGTCTGCATATTCGTTATGGTTGG TTATATCCTGTGGGGTGCCCTGCTCTTCGGACGTTGGGAAGACTGGAACTATCTGGATGGCAGCTACTTCTGCCTTATATCGCTCAGCAGCATTGGCTTTGGAGATCTGGTGCCAGGTGATCGTGTG ATAACCGCCGATAAAGATAAGGTGGAGGTCAGCTTCATACTCTGTGCCATGTATCTACTTCTTGGCATGGCCGTGATTGCCATGTGCTTCAATCTGATGCAG GAGCAGGTCGTTCACAACATAAGGGCCATCAAGCGGGGATTCAAAGCCTGCTTTCGATGCCGCAGCTCTTAG
- the LOC108029752 gene encoding uncharacterized protein LOC108029752, with amino-acid sequence MQPALSKSKELNFKIQLLSGKNVVLVECPGFESELFMPQIVKGRITFQNIIPNRKCCQESRMLTDSLKADMGTRPGSSKSPPRRSLLDVNLSTPLAKSTPSSSSFPRAQADKENVLPQLTPEVVRCRPFQLTSLGEVDMDVVSMSEMLCQEQASKSQNLPSPHPQLAAYQSESLSGTQVSPPVLSRLSQASVQSKEHGLNKSTPKIPPVRTYARKKVGTAGKTKPAPVWSPLLKKKKNPSVSSTKVPSPTMKLEVRHRKLIVDTKKTLDVRDPNKLCSAPISMNKIIRKQVTGKTRKQFQALKVTAFDLLTNPCISSMSDDLIKQFQKSCANKICTTLPNYAEIAVASPLKMDREVKAMVARQKRMERNEKPKCVLSLKSKLV; translated from the coding sequence ATGCAACCCGCACTATCGAAATCGAAGGAGTTGAACTTCAAGATCCAGCTGCTTTCCGGCAAGAATGTTGTCCTGGTAGAGTGTCCGGGCTTCGAGAGTGAGCTGTTCATGCCGCAAATCGTCAAGGGACGGATAACCTTCCAGAACATCATACCGAATCGAAAATGCTGCCAAGAGAGCAGAATGTTAACTGATTCCTTGAAGGCCGATATGGGCACGAGGCCTGGGAGTTCGAAGAGCCCTCCGCGGCGCTCCCTTCTCGATGTCAACCTCTCCACCCCGCTGGCCAAGAGCACCCCGTCGTCTTCGTCCTTTCCTCGAGCTCAGGCTGATAAGGAGAATGTTCTCCCACAGTTGACGCCCGAGGTAGTGCGCTGCCGACCATTTCAGCTGACTTCACTAGGTGAAGTGGACATGGATGTAGTTTCCATGAGCGAGATGCTCTGCCAGGAGCAGGCGTCCAAGAGCCAGAATCTACCTTCGCCTCATCCTCAACTGGCAGCTTACCAAAGCGAAAGCCTCTCTGGGACACAGGTTTCTCCACCAGTCCTTTCCCGTCTGAGCCAGGCTAGTGTTCAATCAAAGGAACATGGATTGAACAAGTCTACACCCAAGATTCCACCCGTACGGACCTATGCCCGTAAAAAGGTGGGTACCGCCGGCAAAACAAAGCCGGCACCCGTCTGGTCACCTCTCctaaagaagaaaaagaatCCCTCGGTATCCTCCACAAAGGTGCCCAGTCCCACCATGAAGCTGGAGGTGCGCCATCGCAAACTGATAGTCGACACTAAAAAGACCCTGGACGTACGCGATCCAAACAAATTGTGCAGTGCGCCCATTTCAATGAATAAAATCATTCGAAAGCAGGTGACTGGGAAGACACGAAAGCAGTTCCAAGCGCTGAAAGTCACGGCCTTTGACTTGTTGACCAATCCGTGCATAAGCAGCATGTCTGATGATCTCATCAAACAATTCCAGAAGTCCTGTGCGAACAAGATATGCACAACGCTGCCCAACTACGCCGAGATCGCGGTTGCCTCGCCGCTGAAAATGGATCGAGAAGTGAAAGCTATGGTGGCCAGACAAAAGCGGATGGAGCGGAACGAGAAACCGAAATGTGTTCTGTCCCTGAAGAGCAAGCTAGTCTAG